A single genomic interval of Aureliella helgolandensis harbors:
- the rpsL gene encoding 30S ribosomal protein S12, whose protein sequence is MPTINQLVKRNRQVQRKTTKSIVLEKCPQKQGVCLQVRTMTPKKPNSALRKITRVRLSNGKEVTVYIPGEGHNLQEHSIVLIRGGRVRDLPGVRYQVVRGARDTLGVDGRKQSRSRYGAKRP, encoded by the coding sequence ATGCCAACGATCAATCAGCTGGTCAAACGGAATCGACAGGTACAGCGCAAGACCACCAAGTCGATCGTCCTGGAAAAATGCCCGCAAAAGCAGGGTGTTTGCCTCCAAGTACGTACGATGACACCTAAGAAGCCCAACTCGGCTTTGCGGAAAATCACTCGTGTTCGCTTGTCCAACGGCAAGGAAGTTACGGTTTACATCCCTGGTGAGGGCCACAACCTGCAAGAGCACTCGATTGTTTTGATCCGTGGTGGTCGAGTTCGCGACTTGCCAGGTGTGCGTTATCAAGTCGTGCGTGGTGCACGGGATACACTAGGCGTAGACGGTCGCAAGCAATCTCGCAGCCGCTATGGTGCCAAGCGACCATAA
- the metF gene encoding methylenetetrahydrofolate reductase [NAD(P)H]: protein MSLAKLFSPDRCVLSFELFPPKSDDGVQDLLNTVVELNAQRPDFFTCTYGAGGSTRDRTLTITSQIRATHQVPVASHLTCVGSTRDQLREYLKTARERGIDYIVALRGDPPKGEASFTAVAGGLRYANELVELIRNEFPHFGILVAGYPEVHQEAVDATSDMANLVRKVDAGADAIVTQLFYDNDDFFRFRDQCVAAGIRVPIVPGLLPVLSLKQVQRIASLCKAKLPNEFLSRLQQTEDLEAQFEIGVDHAAKQTQGLIDSGVPGIHFYVLNKCLATNQILGRVTGLQR, encoded by the coding sequence ATGAGCCTAGCTAAACTCTTTTCCCCCGATCGTTGTGTCCTCTCGTTTGAATTGTTCCCACCGAAGTCGGACGATGGTGTGCAAGATTTGCTGAACACGGTCGTGGAGCTCAATGCACAGCGCCCCGATTTTTTTACTTGCACCTATGGCGCTGGCGGATCTACGCGTGATCGCACCTTGACGATCACCTCGCAAATCCGCGCAACGCATCAAGTTCCAGTCGCGTCGCACTTAACCTGCGTCGGCTCCACCCGAGACCAACTTCGGGAATACTTGAAGACAGCCCGTGAGCGCGGCATCGACTACATCGTGGCACTGCGTGGAGACCCACCCAAGGGGGAGGCCTCATTCACAGCCGTCGCAGGAGGGCTGCGGTATGCTAACGAACTGGTGGAGCTCATTCGCAATGAATTTCCTCATTTCGGAATCCTCGTGGCCGGATACCCGGAAGTTCACCAAGAGGCGGTCGACGCGACCTCCGACATGGCCAATCTTGTCCGCAAGGTTGACGCAGGCGCCGATGCCATTGTGACCCAATTATTCTACGACAATGACGACTTTTTTCGCTTTCGAGATCAGTGCGTCGCCGCCGGCATTCGCGTTCCAATCGTCCCTGGCTTGCTGCCGGTTTTGAGCCTCAAGCAGGTCCAGCGGATTGCCTCGCTCTGCAAAGCCAAACTACCCAACGAATTCTTGTCGCGACTACAACAAACAGAAGATCTTGAAGCACAATTTGAAATTGGGGTCGATCACGCCGCGAAACAAACCCAAGGACTGATCGATAGCGGAGTACCTGGCATCCACTTCTACGTGCTGAACAAATGCTTGGCCACCAACCAAATTTTAGGTCGCGTCACGGGACTCCAGCGATAA
- the fusA gene encoding elongation factor G yields MARDLESLRNIGIIAHIDAGKTTVTERMLYVSGAKHRAGGVDSGTTETDDDPEEQERGITIYSACVTFNWKKITINLLDTPGHVDFTAEVERCLRVLDGAVVVFSGREGVEAQSETVWRQADKYNVPRIVFINKLDREGADFYRVLDEIGPRLNAQPVPVQIPVGMGPPHVKDPFRGVIDLVDMRLLRFSAEDDGKQVADEPIPEELLDDAQTWREMLLESLYSINTEMMEMALEEKPIPPEVIRRALRAGCIAREIQPVLCGSALHGMGVQPLLDGVGHYLPTPLERPPVIGVDPKKRDKELQRLPSVDEAFCALVFKILPAKTGDLYWIRVYSGKLESNSRVYNPNRDKKENIAQLWQIHATKKERQGQVQTLECGDIACAIGPRMSITGDTLCDTREMIELPSIQFAQAVLSMAIEPENTAERKKLSEVLEMLKRQDPTFNAVENEESGQTLISGMGELHLDVIKHRLTRDFNLNVKFYKPRVSYRETIGSKATVTGQCNRQIGATQLFARVDIIVEPLEDRASDAIVLDQFFGEHALPDNLKAAVMEELRSRAQGGGAIGSFPLTGLKISLVGGEMREVGSDEVAFRIAANDAFEQALQQGTPTLLEPVMRLDIITPEDYLGEIAGDLQQRRATIESTESRGTMTGLIAFAPLKELFGYSSAIRSLSQGRAGCSMEPHGYQAAPESDVESFGF; encoded by the coding sequence ATGGCTCGCGATTTAGAGTCGCTGCGAAATATCGGCATCATCGCCCACATCGACGCTGGCAAGACGACCGTTACAGAACGCATGCTCTACGTGAGCGGTGCCAAGCACCGCGCAGGCGGCGTCGACTCCGGAACCACGGAGACCGACGACGATCCCGAGGAACAAGAGCGTGGCATTACAATCTACTCCGCCTGCGTAACGTTCAATTGGAAAAAGATCACGATCAACCTGCTCGACACGCCCGGCCACGTCGATTTCACCGCGGAAGTCGAACGCTGCCTACGCGTACTCGATGGGGCCGTCGTCGTTTTCAGTGGACGTGAGGGGGTTGAGGCTCAGAGCGAAACGGTTTGGCGTCAAGCCGATAAGTACAACGTACCACGCATCGTCTTTATCAATAAACTAGATCGCGAAGGTGCTGATTTCTATCGCGTGCTCGACGAGATCGGACCTCGCCTCAACGCTCAACCGGTACCGGTTCAAATTCCCGTCGGAATGGGCCCTCCGCACGTGAAGGATCCCTTTCGAGGAGTTATCGATTTGGTCGACATGCGGCTGCTGCGATTCTCCGCAGAGGACGACGGCAAACAAGTAGCCGATGAGCCTATCCCCGAAGAGCTACTCGATGACGCTCAGACTTGGCGGGAAATGTTGCTCGAGTCCCTGTATTCCATCAATACCGAAATGATGGAAATGGCGCTGGAAGAAAAACCCATCCCACCCGAAGTTATTCGTCGCGCCCTCCGGGCGGGCTGCATCGCGCGCGAGATCCAACCCGTACTCTGTGGCTCGGCCTTGCACGGAATGGGAGTCCAACCACTACTGGACGGAGTGGGACATTATCTGCCGACCCCTCTTGAACGCCCCCCCGTAATTGGAGTCGACCCGAAGAAGCGAGATAAAGAGCTACAACGACTCCCTTCAGTCGATGAGGCCTTTTGTGCGTTGGTCTTCAAAATCCTGCCTGCTAAGACCGGCGACCTGTACTGGATTCGCGTCTATTCAGGCAAGCTCGAATCGAACTCTCGCGTCTACAATCCCAATCGCGACAAGAAAGAAAACATTGCCCAGCTCTGGCAGATCCATGCCACCAAGAAAGAGCGACAAGGCCAAGTGCAGACCCTTGAATGTGGTGACATCGCCTGTGCGATTGGTCCTCGCATGTCGATTACCGGCGACACGTTGTGCGACACCCGTGAGATGATTGAGTTGCCAAGCATTCAATTCGCGCAAGCCGTACTTTCGATGGCCATCGAGCCCGAAAACACTGCGGAGCGCAAAAAGCTGTCTGAAGTGCTTGAGATGCTGAAACGGCAAGACCCAACATTCAACGCAGTCGAGAACGAAGAATCGGGACAAACCCTGATTAGCGGCATGGGAGAATTGCACCTCGATGTAATCAAGCATCGCCTAACGCGCGACTTCAATCTGAATGTCAAATTCTACAAGCCACGCGTGAGCTACCGGGAAACGATCGGCAGCAAGGCAACCGTTACCGGACAGTGTAACCGGCAAATCGGCGCTACCCAGCTATTCGCGCGAGTCGACATCATTGTCGAGCCCTTGGAGGATCGTGCCTCCGATGCGATCGTGCTCGACCAGTTCTTCGGAGAGCACGCGTTGCCCGACAATCTGAAAGCTGCGGTGATGGAGGAACTCCGCAGCCGTGCTCAGGGTGGTGGAGCGATTGGTAGCTTCCCACTGACGGGACTCAAAATCTCTCTCGTGGGAGGCGAGATGCGGGAAGTTGGATCGGACGAAGTTGCCTTTCGCATTGCAGCCAATGACGCTTTTGAGCAAGCCTTGCAGCAAGGAACGCCAACCCTGCTGGAACCAGTAATGCGGCTCGATATCATCACACCTGAAGACTATCTCGGAGAGATCGCAGGGGACTTGCAACAGCGCCGCGCTACGATCGAATCGACCGAGTCCCGAGGAACGATGACAGGGCTAATCGCGTTTGCGCCATTGAAAGAGCTGTTTGGATATTCCTCGGCCATTCGTTCGCTAAGCCAAGGACGCGCCGGTTGCTCAATGGAACCCCACGGCTATCAAGCCGCCCCCGAGTCCGATGTCGAAAGCTTTGGGTTCTAG
- the rpsG gene encoding 30S ribosomal protein S7, which translates to MGKITASRTSLRPDPKYQSLLAGKFINCLMYDGKKSTAQIVFYDALDVIAEKITDRPSIEVFEQALENIKPFIEVRSKRVGGASYQVPMQVNRSRQQSLAIRWLLMAVREKKGRATHKKLAEELLAAYRKEGTAMARRENTHRMADANKAFAHFAW; encoded by the coding sequence ATGGGAAAGATTACTGCCAGCCGCACTTCGCTGCGTCCAGATCCAAAGTATCAATCGCTACTAGCCGGTAAGTTCATCAATTGCTTGATGTACGATGGCAAGAAGAGCACTGCCCAGATCGTATTCTATGACGCGCTTGACGTGATTGCAGAGAAGATCACCGATCGTCCATCGATCGAAGTTTTCGAACAGGCTCTCGAGAATATCAAGCCGTTCATCGAAGTCCGCTCGAAGCGGGTTGGTGGTGCTTCCTACCAAGTGCCGATGCAAGTCAATCGCTCGCGTCAACAATCGCTTGCGATCCGCTGGTTGCTGATGGCAGTACGTGAGAAGAAGGGTCGCGCAACCCACAAGAAGCTGGCTGAAGAACTGCTAGCAGCCTACCGCAAGGAAGGTACTGCCATGGCTCGTCGCGAAAACACGCACCGCATGGCTGATGCCAACAAGGCCTTCGCTCACTTCGCATGGTAA